Proteins encoded within one genomic window of Polaribacter sp. NJDZ03:
- the dinB gene encoding DNA polymerase IV: MELQPPFRKIIHVDMDAFYASVAELDNPELRGKAIAVGGEGRRGVISAASYEARKFGVKSAMSGALARQKCPHLIFVNSNFARYKEISAQVREVFYEYTDLVEPLSLDEAYLDVTENKKGNPSANTIAREIRERIFEVTGLRASAGISINKFIAKVASDINKPNGQKTVHPDEVIQFLEELPVNKFYGVGKVTAAKMYNLGIFVGNDLKKKSLEELVKSFGKSGAHYYNIVRGIHNSAVKPNRIRKSVAAERTFSENISSEIFMIEKLEKIADELERRMTKTDTKGKTITLKIKYSDFTQHTRSKTKEYFMQTKNEFFPVVKELLFQDEITNSVRLLGLSFGNLNTENKEPVWVQLKFEF; the protein is encoded by the coding sequence ATGGAATTGCAACCACCTTTTAGAAAAATAATTCATGTAGATATGGATGCCTTTTACGCATCTGTAGCAGAATTAGACAACCCAGAATTAAGGGGAAAAGCGATTGCTGTTGGTGGCGAAGGTAGAAGAGGCGTTATTTCTGCAGCCAGTTACGAAGCTCGTAAATTTGGTGTAAAATCTGCCATGAGTGGCGCTTTAGCCAGACAAAAATGTCCGCATTTAATCTTTGTAAATAGTAATTTTGCTCGCTATAAAGAAATATCAGCTCAAGTTAGAGAAGTATTTTATGAGTATACAGACTTGGTAGAGCCACTTTCTTTAGATGAAGCGTATTTAGATGTTACAGAAAATAAGAAAGGAAATCCGTCTGCAAACACCATTGCAAGAGAAATTAGAGAGCGTATTTTTGAAGTAACTGGTTTACGGGCTTCCGCCGGAATTTCTATAAATAAGTTTATAGCAAAAGTAGCATCTGATATTAATAAACCTAACGGACAAAAAACAGTGCATCCAGATGAGGTTATTCAGTTTTTAGAAGAATTACCTGTCAATAAATTCTACGGAGTCGGTAAGGTTACCGCTGCAAAAATGTATAATTTAGGTATTTTTGTTGGGAACGATTTAAAGAAAAAATCGTTAGAAGAGCTGGTTAAATCTTTCGGGAAATCTGGTGCTCATTATTATAATATTGTTCGCGGAATTCATAATAGCGCCGTAAAACCCAATAGAATTAGAAAGTCTGTTGCAGCAGAAAGAACTTTTAGTGAAAATATTTCTTCGGAAATTTTTATGATAGAAAAGTTAGAGAAAATTGCCGATGAGTTAGAAAGACGCATGACTAAAACCGATACAAAGGGAAAAACGATTACCTTAAAAATTAAGTATTCAGATTTTACACAACATACTAGGAGTAAAACCAAAGAATATTTTATGCAGACCAAAAACGAATTTTTTCCTGTTGTAAAAGAGTTGTTATTTCAAGATGAAATTACAAATTCCGTACGTTTGTTAGGTTTGTCTTTTGGTAATTTAAATACCGAAAACAAAGAACCTGTTTGGGTACAGTTAAAGTTTGAGTTCTGA
- a CDS encoding GNAT family N-acetyltransferase, producing the protein MRIETIRTNSENPDFISLVKQLDAYLKIMDGAEHDFYNQFNNIDVLKNVVVVSVDKKAVGCGAIKKFDATSVEVKRMFVSLDDRGKGVAKKVLQELETWAKELGYKKCILETRKRQVEAAKFYTKCNYKKIPNYGQYKGVENSICFEKAL; encoded by the coding sequence ATGAGAATAGAAACTATTAGAACAAATTCTGAAAATCCAGATTTTATCAGTTTGGTAAAACAGTTAGATGCTTATTTAAAAATCATGGATGGAGCAGAACACGATTTTTACAATCAGTTTAATAATATTGATGTTTTAAAGAATGTGGTGGTGGTTTCTGTTGATAAAAAAGCAGTTGGCTGCGGAGCAATAAAAAAGTTTGACGCTACTTCTGTAGAGGTAAAAAGAATGTTTGTTTCTCTGGATGATAGAGGAAAAGGAGTTGCTAAAAAAGTATTACAAGAATTAGAAACTTGGGCTAAAGAATTAGGTTATAAAAAATGTATTTTAGAAACCAGAAAAAGACAAGTGGAAGCAGCAAAATTTTATACCAAATGCAACTATAAAAAGATTCCAAATTACGGACAATACAAAGGAGTAGAAAATAGTATTTGTTTTGAAAAAGCATTGTAA
- a CDS encoding NAD(P)/FAD-dependent oxidoreductase translates to MKKPINTDNYNNSNLVADVIIIGGGLAGLCNAIHLSKFNKKVLLIEKNEYPKHKVCGEYISNEVLPYLDFLEINPFDFGAVKIKNFQLSTTKNNLISVKLPLGGFGISRYQLDLILSEKAIKNGVTILKDSVINVAFKNDVFLVETKENNTFTSKITIGAFGKRSLLDVKMEREFIQKKSPYLGVKIHVKGNFREDLVALHNFKGGYCGVSKVENNAINLCYITNYTSFKKYKNIDDFQEQVVFKNQFLKEIFNNSQAIFEKPLTISQISFETKKPVEKHILMCGDSAGMIHPLCGNGMSMAIQSAQIASKLILNYLNSEKVSRNELEKQYIRQWNKKFSLRLKAGHFIAMLFRKDKIAAVLLQILKKLPFLLPIIIKQTHGKPMKI, encoded by the coding sequence ATGAAAAAACCTATAAACACAGATAATTATAATAATAGCAATTTAGTTGCAGATGTAATTATTATTGGTGGAGGTTTAGCAGGTTTATGCAATGCAATTCATTTATCAAAATTTAATAAAAAGGTTTTATTAATTGAGAAAAATGAATACCCTAAACACAAAGTTTGTGGTGAATATATATCGAATGAAGTATTGCCTTATTTAGACTTTTTAGAGATTAATCCGTTTGATTTTGGCGCTGTTAAAATTAAAAACTTTCAATTATCAACTACTAAGAACAACCTTATTTCGGTAAAATTACCTTTGGGAGGATTCGGAATTTCACGGTATCAATTAGATCTTATTTTATCAGAAAAAGCGATAAAAAACGGAGTTACAATTTTAAAAGATTCCGTAATAAATGTTGCTTTTAAAAATGATGTGTTTTTGGTTGAAACCAAAGAGAATAACACGTTCACTTCAAAAATTACGATTGGAGCTTTTGGAAAACGTTCTTTGTTAGATGTAAAAATGGAACGTGAGTTTATCCAAAAAAAATCGCCTTATTTAGGCGTTAAAATTCATGTAAAAGGAAACTTTAGAGAAGATTTAGTAGCGCTTCATAACTTTAAAGGTGGTTATTGTGGTGTTTCTAAAGTAGAGAATAATGCAATTAATTTGTGTTATATCACCAATTATACATCCTTTAAAAAGTATAAAAATATTGATGATTTTCAGGAACAAGTCGTTTTTAAAAATCAATTTTTAAAAGAAATTTTTAATAATTCTCAAGCTATTTTTGAGAAGCCATTAACCATTAGTCAGATTTCTTTTGAAACCAAAAAACCAGTAGAAAAGCATATTTTAATGTGCGGAGATTCTGCAGGAATGATTCATCCGCTTTGCGGAAATGGAATGAGTATGGCAATTCAGTCTGCACAAATTGCCTCTAAATTGATTCTAAATTACTTGAATAGTGAAAAAGTGTCTAGAAACGAGCTCGAAAAGCAATATATTAGACAGTGGAATAAAAAATTTAGTTTGCGTTTAAAAGCAGGTCATTTTATAGCAATGTTGTTTCGAAAAGATAAAATTGCAGCTGTTTTGCTTCAAATTTTAAAAAAACTACCTTTTTTATTACCAATTATAATTAAGCAAACACATGGTAAACCAATGAAAATTTAA
- a CDS encoding methyltransferase domain-containing protein yields the protein MDFFISTNNRTDKEELMDDFSIGGDLLRDTLDKLENINRYLGGNLVTLNSLKKVLKNHPKEQELTIVDIGCGHGDILRDVAKFGRNKGYKMTLLGIDANPTAIEYANELSTAFPELSFKTEDIFSDTFKNRQFDVVLATLFLHHFKEEQLVSFLGNTLKQTKIAIVVNDLHRHKLAYYLFMLLSLFIKNKMIIEDGLTSVLRGFKRKDLERISQKLNVKAQISWKWAFRFQWILKR from the coding sequence ATGGATTTTTTTATCAGCACAAATAATAGAACAGACAAAGAAGAATTAATGGACGATTTTTCTATTGGCGGAGATTTATTGCGAGATACTTTAGATAAGTTAGAAAATATAAATCGGTATTTAGGCGGAAATTTAGTAACTTTAAATTCACTGAAAAAAGTATTAAAAAATCACCCAAAAGAACAAGAGCTAACTATTGTAGATATTGGTTGTGGTCATGGAGATATTTTACGAGATGTGGCAAAATTTGGAAGAAACAAAGGCTATAAAATGACGTTGTTAGGTATTGATGCAAACCCCACAGCAATAGAATACGCCAATGAATTGTCAACAGCGTTTCCAGAACTGAGTTTTAAAACGGAAGATATTTTTTCTGATACATTTAAAAACAGACAATTCGATGTGGTATTGGCCACCTTATTTTTACATCATTTTAAAGAAGAACAATTGGTTTCTTTTCTGGGAAACACTTTAAAACAAACAAAAATAGCAATTGTAGTAAACGATTTACATCGACATAAATTGGCGTATTATTTATTTATGCTGTTGTCACTTTTTATCAAAAATAAAATGATTATTGAAGACGGATTAACATCTGTTTTAAGAGGATTCAAAAGAAAAGATTTAGAAAGAATCTCTCAAAAATTAAATGTAAAAGCACAAATTTCTTGGAAATGGGCATTTCGTTTTCAATGGATATTGAAACGTTAA